The Cellulosimicrobium sp. ES-005 genome segment GGAGGTCGGGCAGCTCGTTCGCGAACTCGAGCAGGAGCTGGAGGCGCTCGCGCTCCGGCAGCGCGAGGAAGTCCTCGCGGATCTCCGCGAGGGCCGCGGGCAGGGACGAGGCGTCGGGCGAGGAGCTCATGGTGTCGATCCTTGCATCGGGGGCGTGCGGCCGGGACCTGGTCCCACCGTGCGGAACGCCCGACGCGCTCGCCGTATGCCCGGCGGCAGACGCCGACGGCGCGCGGCGGGCCCACGAGGGGCCGGCCGCGCGCCGTCGGGCACGCCGGGCGTGAGGTGCGAGCGGTGCGTCAGTTGAGCGCCGCGGGAGCCTCGCCGGCCTCCTCGCCCTTGACGATCGGGACGCGCACGGCGTTGCCCCACTCGGTCCACGAGCCGTCGTAGTTGCGCACCTTGTCGAACCCGAGCAGGTAGGTCAGCGCGAACCACGTGTGGCTCGAGCGCTCGCCGATGCGGCAGTACGTGACGACCTCGTCGTCCGTCGCGAGGCCGAGGCCGCCCTCCTGGTAGATCGCCTCGAGCTGCTCGCGCGACTTGTACGTGCCGTCCTCGGCGACCGCGGTCGCCCACGGGACGTTGCGCGCCGTCGGGATGTGACCGCCGCGCAGCACGCCCTCCTCCGGGTAGTCCGGGATGTGCAGGCGCTCGCCCGTGTACTCCTGCGGGGAGCGGATGTCGACGAGCGGGCCGTTGCCGATGTGCGCGAGGACGTCCTCCTTGAACGCGCGGATCGTCACGTCGTCGCGCTCGACGACCGGGTACTCGACGGCCTCCGGCGCGGGGACGTCGGTCGTGACCTCGCGGCCCTCCGCGATCCACTTGCCGCGGCCGCCGTCGAGCAGGCGCACGTCCTCGTGGCCGAACAGCGTGAAGACCCACGCGGCGTACGCGGCCCACCAGTTGTTCTTGTCGCCGTAGACGACGATCGTCGTGTCACGACCGATGCCCTTGCCGCCGAGGAGCTGGGCGAAGCCCTTGCCGTCGATGTAGTCGCGCGTGTCGGGGTCGTTGAGGTCGGTGTGCCAGTCGATCTTCACCGCACCGGGGATGTGACCGGTCTCGTAGAGCAGCACGTCCTCGTCGGACTCGACGACGACGATGCCCGGCTGACCGAGGTGCTCGGCGAGCCAGTCCGTGCTCACGAGGCGGTCGGGGTGGGCGTACTGGGTGATCTTCTCGGTGGTGTCGAGCGGTGCGGGCATGGTGTCCTCCGTGCGGCGGGAGCTGGGGTGTCCGAGGTGGTGGTCCGTCCGATCGTCAGGCTAGGTCGGCTGTCCGCATCACGGAAGGCCCGTCGCGCATGCTGAGACGGTGTAAACGCAGGCTGCCGACGGGCTCGCACCCCGTCAGACTGGACCCGTGGTCGGCGTCGTCCCGGACCGGGTCCAGCGTGCCGTCGCGCTGCTCGACCTGCGCGGCGACGAGGTCGTGCTCGAGATCGGGCCGGGGCCCGGCGCGGCCGCCGAGCTGGTCCTCGCGCGCCACCCCGGTGTGCGCTACGTCGCGGTCGACCGGTCCGCGACGGCCGTCGCTCGCACGACGGCCCGCAACCGCGCCGCGGTCGACCGCGGCCGGCTCATCGTGCGGCAGGGGGACGTCACGGACCCTGACCTCGCCGACACCGTCGGTGGCCCGTTCGACGTCGTCCTCGCGGTGAACGTCAACGTCTTCTGGACCCGCGCGGCGTGCACGGAGGCGAGCGCGCTCGCGGCCCTGCTCGTCCCGGGCGGCGCGCTCTGGCTGGTCTACGAGACGCCGGGTGGAGACGACGGCCGTGTCCTCGACGGCGTCCGCGCGTCGCTCGCCGTCCCCGGGCTGGGCGCGCCGGTCGTCGTGCGCGAGGGCGTGGTGGCCGTCGGGGCCCGACGCTCGCGCGCCGGGTGGTGACCCGGGAGCGGCTCAGCCGAGCAGCTCGCGCTCCGCCTCGCCGAGCGCGCGGTCGAGGAGGTCGAGCCCGAGGTCGAGCTCCTCCTCGCTCACCGTGAGCGGCGGCGCGATGCGGAACACGCCGCCCATGCCCCGGAGCTGCACGACGTTCATGTGGAGCCCGAGGTCCAGCGCCCGCCGGGTGACGAGGGCGCCGAGCGCGTCGGCGCCCTCCTTCGTCTCGCGGTCGAGCACGAGCTCGATGCCCTGGAGCAGGCCCCGCCCGCGCACGTCGCCGACCGTGGCGTGGCGCTCCTGGAGGTCGAGCAGCCCGGCGCGCAGGCGGTCGCCGAGCACGCGCACGCGGGCGTCCATCTGCTCCGCCTCGAGCACATCGAGGACGGTGTTCCCGACCGCCGCGACCAGGGGGTCGGAGACGTGCGTCGTGAAGAACAGGAAGCCGCGCTCGTGCGCGCGCTCCTCGATCTCGGCGCTCGTGACGACGGCCGCGAGCGGCAGACCCGCGCCGAGCGTCTTCGAGACCGTAAGGATGTCCGGCACCACGGGCTCCTCGCCGTCGCGGCCCTCGAACGCGTACCAGGAGCCGGTCCGGCACAGCGCGGTCTGCGCCTCGTCGAGGACGAGCAGCATCCCGCGCTCGTGGCACTTGTCGCGCAGCGCCGCGAGGTAGCCCGCCGGCAGCTCGACGATCCCGCCCGAGCTGAGGATCGGCTCGACGATGCACGCCGCGAGGCTGCCCGTGGACTGCACGTCCACGAGGTCGAACGCGAGGTCGAGCTGGCGGCGCCAGTCGTGGCCGCCGTCGGGGGTGACGTGGTCGGGGCGGTACGCGTTGGGCACGGGGATGACGAGGTTGCCGGGCGCCGTCGGGCCGTACCCGCGGCGCCCCGCGCTGTACGTCGCCGCGGCGGCGGCGTGCGTCATGCCGTGCCACGACCCGGCGAGCGAGACGACCTCGTGCCGGCCCGTGACGAGCTTCGCCATGCGGATCGCCGCCTCGTTGGACTCGGCGCCGGTCGTGAGGAGCAGGACCTTCTCGAGCGGGTCGGGCAGCGTGGCCGCCAGCCGGCGGGCGAGGTCGACGACCGGGCGCGAGAGCATCCCGGAGAAGAGGTGGTCGAGCGTCCCGACCTGGTTCCGCACCGTCTCGACGATCGCCGGGTGGCTGTGCCCGAGGATCGCGCTCATCTGGCCCGACGTGAAGTCGAGGACCCGGCGGCCGTCGGCCGTCGTGACGAAGCTGCCCGACGCGCTCTCCACGATCTCGGGCGTGAAGGGCCCTCCGTACCGCACGAGGTGCCGGTCGGCATCGGCCCAGAACGTCGCGGCGTCGAGCGCCGCGGACGGGGTCAGGGACGGGACCGAGGGGGTCGACGAGGCGACGGCGGGGGACGGGACGGCAGCCATGTCCCGAGCGTAGGGACGTCGCCCTGTGCACGTACAGCACGAGTTCTCGTACAGTCTGTGCGGAGAAGACGCACAACGGGAGCCGACCGGGACGGAGGACCACGTGCTCAACGCCGCCCGGCTGCAGATCCTCGCCCGGCTCGAGAGCCTCGGGACCGTGCGCGCGGTCGGCGCGTCCCTGCACCTCAGCCCGTCCGCGGTCTCCGCGCAGCTCGCGGCGCTCGAGGCGGAGACCGGGGCGCGCCTCGTCGAGCGGACCGGGCGGCGCGTGCGCCTCACGCCCGCGGGCCGCACCCTCGCCCGGCACGCGCGCGTGATCCTCGACCAGATGGCGCTCGCGGAGGCGGAGCTCGCCCACCCCGACGGGCAGCCCGCCGGGGTCGTCCGGGTCGCGGCGTTCTCGAGCGCCGTGCGCGCCCTCGTGATCCCGCTCGCGCGACGGCTGGCCGTCGAGCACCCCCGGGTCCAGGTCGAGGTCGTCGAGCTCGACCCGCGCGAGAGCGGTCCGGCCCTGCGCCGCGCGGACGTCGACGTCGCGGTGACCGCCGACCTGCTCGACGGCGCGCGGCTCGCGGGTCCCGACGTCGCGACCGTCCCGCTGCTCGAGGATCCGGTCGTCCTCGTCGCGCCGACCGACGCGTCGGCGGACGCCCCGGCGGGGACGGTGGTGGGGGAGGGCCTGGTCGACCTCGCCGACCTCGCCGACGCGCGCTGGGCCGCGGACCTGCCCGGCCGGTACCTCTCGACCCTCGTCGAGAGCGCCTGCCGCGACGCCGGGTTCGAGCCGCGCGTCGTCGCGCGGCTCCCCAGCTACGAGCTGCTGCTCGCCCACGTCGAGGCGGGCCTGTCCGTCGCGCTGCTGCCGGGCCTCGCCGTCGACCCGCGCTACGACGTCGTCGCGCGCCCGCTGCGGGTGCCCCGGACGCGACCGGTCTACGCCGCCGTGCGCCGGGGTGCCCCGCCCACCGCGGCGACGAGCGTCGTCCTCGCCGGGCTGCGCCGCGTCGCGGCCGCCGCGACCGCGGGCGGCGGGGCGCCCGCCCCGGCCGCGCGGTAGCGGGCCGACGGGCGCGCCCTACACTGGGCCCCAGCACCGCACGACGACGTGGGAGGTCCCGTGCCGCGCACTCTCGCACCGCCGCTGCGCTCGGACGCGCACCCGCGCCGCCCCGACGCGCGCCGCGACGCCCGCTCGGTCCGCGCCGCCTACCGCTCCTTCCTCGTCGACGGCGTGCTCCCGCCCGGCATCCACCCCGTGGTGGCCGACTCGTGGCGCCGGTCCGTGCACAGCGGCGTCGACCCCGAGGGTCCGCGCACCGGCTCCGGGCTCGCCCACGACGACCTCGTCGCCTACCGCGACGCCCACCCGCTGGCGTCCGTCATGCCGGTGGTGCGCGAGCTCGTCGTCGACGCCGCGGCCGACGACGGCCTGGCCGTCGCGGTGTCCGACGACGCGGGCCGGCTCCTGTGGGTCGAGGGCAGCCGCTCCCTGCGGGACGCCGTCGAGCGCGTCGGGTTCGTCGAGGGATCGGTGTGGCGCGAGGAGCGGGTCGGGACGAACGCGCCCGGCACCGCGCTCGCCGCGCGCCGCGCCGTGCAGGTGCTCGGCGCCGAGCACTTCTCGCGCCCCGTCCAGGCGTTCAGCTGCACGGCGGTCCCCATCCACGAGCCCGGGACCGGCCGCGTCCTCGGCGTCCTCGACGTCACGGGCCGGCAGTCGGCCGCCTCGGGCGTCGTGCTCTCGCTCGTGCGCGCCACGGTGCTGAGCCTCGAGCGTGAGCTGGCCCAGCGCGTGGCGGCGCCGACGACCGACGGCACCGGGGCCGTCCCCGCGCCACCGCACGACGGCGCGCCCGAGCTGCTCGTGCTCGGGTCGTCGCCCGTCCTCCGCGCCCCGGACGGCCTCGGGCACCGCCTCTCCCTGCGGCACGCCGAGATCCTCGCGCTGCTCGCGGTGCACCCGCGCGGCCTGTCCGCGGACGAGCTCGCCGTGCTCCTGCACCCGGGCCACCTCTCCGACGTCACGGTGCGCGCCGAGGTCTCGCGCCTGCGCCGCGTCGCCGGCCCGCTCCTCGCCGGGTCCCGCCCGTACCGGCTCGCGCGCCCGCTGCGCACGGACGCGGACGACGTGCGCGACCTGCTCGCCGTCGGCGACGTCCGGGCAGCGATCGCCGCCTATCGCGCGCCGCTCCTCCCGCGCTCCGGCGCGCCCGCCGTCGAGCGGCTGCGTGCCGAGCTCGCGGCCGAGCTCCGCACGGCCGCCGTCTCCGCACGCGACGCCGACGTCCTCGACGCCTGGACCCGCACCGACGACGGCGCCGAGGACCACGCGGCGTGGACCCTCCTCCAGGGCCTCGCCGACCCCGGGAGCCCGCGCTGGGTCCGCGCGCGCGCCCACCTCGACCTCCTCGACGACGACCTGGGCTGACCGCCCGCACCGCTGCAACGGTCGTGCAACCCTCGGGCGCCTAGCGTCGTGCCACGGCGCGACGAGGCGCCGTGCCGCGCACCGCCGTCGGGCATCTCCCGCCCGGCCTCCCTGGGGGCGCGGCGAGCCAGCACTGCGAGGAGGCAGACGATGACGGTCTACGCAGCCCCCGGCACGGACGGGGCGATCGCCGAGTACAAGGCCCGGTACGACCACTGGATCGGCGGCGAGTACGTCGCGCCGGCCGGCGGGCAGTACTTCGAGAACCCGAGCCCCGTGACGGGCCGGACCTTCACCGAGGTCGCCCGCGGGAACTCCGACGACGTCGAGCGCGCGCTCGACGCCGCGCACGGCGCCGCCCGGTCGTGGGGCCGCACGAGCGCGACCGAGCGCGCCAACATCCTCAACAAGATCGCCGACCGCATGGAGGAGAACCTCGAGCGGATCGCCGTCGCCGAGTCGTGGGAGAACGGCAAGCCCGTCCGCGAGACGCTCGCCGCCGACATCCCGCTCGCGATCGACCACTTCCGCTACTTCGCCGGCGCGATCCGCGCGCAGGAGGGGTCGATCTCCGAGATCGACGAGGACACCATCGCGTACCACTTCCACGAGCCGCTCGGCGTCGTCGGCCAGATCATCCCGTGGAACTTCCCGATCCTCATGGCCGTGTGGAAGCTCGCCCCGGCGCTCGCGGCGGGCAACTGCGTCGTGCTCAAGCCCGCCGAGCAGACGCCCGCGTCGATCCTCTTCCTGATGGACATCGTCGGGGACCTGCTGCCGCCCGGGGTGGTGAACGTCGTCAACGGGTTCGGCGTCGAGGCCGGCAAGCCGCTCGCGTCCAGCCCGCGCATCCGCAAGATCGCGTTCACGGGCGAGACGACGACCGGCCGCCTGATCATGCAGTACGCGAGCCAGAACATCATCCCGGTCACGCTCGAGCTCGGCGGCAAGTCGCCGAACATCTTCTTCTCCGACGTCGCCGACGCGCGGGACGACTTCTACGACAAGGCCCTCGAGGGGTTCACGATGTTCGCCCTCAACCAGGGCGAGGTGTGCACGTGCCCGTCGCGCGCCCTCATCCAGTCGTCGATCTACGACACGTTCCTCGGTGACGCGATCGAGCGCACGCAGGCGGTGCGGCAGGGCAACCCGCTCGACACCGAGACGATGATCGGCGCGCAGGCGTCGAACGACCAGCTCGAGAAGATCCTGTCGTACATCGAGATCGGCAAGGCCGAGGGCGCGAAGGTCCTCACGGGTGGGTCGCGCGCCGAGCTGGGCGGCGACCTCGCGGGCGGGTACTACGTGACGCCCACGATCTTCGAGGGCAAGAACTCGATGCGGATCTTCCAGGAGGAGATCTTCGGGCCCGTCGTCGCCGTGACCGACTTCTCCGACTTCGACGACGCCATGACGATCGCCAACGACACCCTGTACGGGCTCGGGGCCGGCGTCTGGTCGCGGTCGGGCAACACGGCCTACCGCGCGGGCCGCACCATCGAGGCCGGGCGCGTGTGGACCAACTGCTACCACGCGTACCCCGCCGCCGCCGCGTTCGGCGGGTACAAGGGCTCCGGCGTCGGGCGCGAGAACCACAAGATGATGCTCGACCACTACCAGCAGACGAAGAACCTCCTGGTCTCCTACTCGGCCCAGAAGCTCGGCTTCTTCTAGCCCTCGCTCCCTACCCCGCCGAACACGGGGTTGCTGTCGCTCTGATGTCCGGAAAGACAGCAACCCCGTTCTTGGCGGCGCGCATTCTCGTTCTCGTCCCGTGCCCAGGAGGTCCTCGTGCCCGACGACGTACCCTCGCCTCACTCGGACCGCTCACCCGCGGGGCGAGTCGCGCTCACCGACGACGCCGCGGCGTTGCTCGCGCGGCTGCGGCCGGTCCACGGCGAGCTCATGTTCCACCAGTCCGGCGGGTGCTGCGACGGGTCGTCGCCCATGTGCTACCCGCAGGGCGACTTCCTGCTCGGCGACGCCGACGTGCACCTCGGCGACCTCGCCGTCGTCCCGGACGACGGCGGACCGGGCGAGCCCGGCGGCGCGTGCGCGTTCACGGTGCCCGTGTGGATGAGCCGTGCGCAGTTCGAGTACTGGAAGCACACCCACCTGACGATCGACGTCGTGCCCGGCCGCGGCGCGGGGTTCAGCGTGGAGGCGCCGGAGGGCGTGCGGTTCATCATCCGGTCGCGTCTCCTCACCGACGACGAGTGGTCGGCGCTCCACGTGTCCTAGGCTGGGCCACGGCCGCCCAGGACCGGAGAGGAGGGGCGCGATGAACGACCTTCTCGTCGTCGCGCGCGACGTCGCGTCGGCGCTCGCGCTCCTACTCGGCACGTCGACCCTCACGGCCACGCTCTTCCTCCTCGGTGCGACCGCCCTCGTCGCGGCCGTGGCCGTGGTGACCGCACGCTGGGGCGCCCCGCTCGCGCTCGGCGTGGCAGCGCGCCCGGCGGGCCGGCTCCGCGACACGGTCGACGTCGGGCCGGTCGTCACCCAGAGCGACCCGGACGCACCCGGCCGCGCCCGGCCACGGGCGCCCGGCCGTCTCCTCGGCTGATCACCCGGCCGAGGCCTCCCGCACCCGTACCCCGCGCGCACGACGCCGCGGGCGTGCTCCTGCCTGCCGGCGCAGGGTGATCGGCGAACGCGTAGCCCGCACGTTCGACCGAGGACACCACCATGAACCTGCTCGACCTCCCGCTCGTCTCCACCGTGCTCGACGCGGCCTACCGTGCCCTGATGGGCCTGTCCCACCTGCTGGAACCCGTCGCCGGAGGAGCGGCCGCCGCCGGGGCCGTCGTGCTCCTGACGCTCGCCGTCCGCGCCGTGCTCGTACCCGTGGGCGTGTCGCAGGCCAAGGCGGAGCGTGACCGTGCGCGTCTCGCGCCCCGGCTCGCGGAGCTCCAGCGCCGCCACCGCCACGACCCGCAGAAGCTGCAGCGCGCGACGCTCGACCTCTACGCCGCGGAGGGCACGACGCCGTTCGCGGGCTGCCTGCCGATGCTCGCCCAAGCACCGGTGGTCGGCGTGGTCTATGCGCTGTTCCTCCATGCGCAGATCGCCGGGCACGGCAACGCGCTGCTGGGCCACACGCTGTGGGGCGCACCCCTCGGTTCGAGCCTCGTCGGCTCGCTCGGTGCGGGTGCGGCGGGACTCCCGACCCTCGCTGTCGCCGGCACGGTCGTGCTCCTGATCGCGCTCGTCGGGGAGCTGACGCGTCGGGCCAGCCTGCCCGGCGGGCGCCTCGCCGTGCCCCGGACGCCGACCGGCCCCGGCGCGTCGGGAACCCCTGGCGCCCCGGCGGGACCCGCCCTGCAGAACGCGCTCGGTGCTCTGCAGTTCATGACCGCGGTGATCGCGTGCTTCGTCCCGCTCGCCGCGGGGGTGTACCTGCTCGTGACGGTGACGTGGACGCTCGTGCAGCGGCTCGTCCTGCGTCGGCGGTACCCGTTCGACGCGGTCGCGTAGAGCGACGGCGCGGCGGGCCTGGTCACGGGCCCGCCGCGCGTGCGAGGGTGTCGGGTATGACCGATCTGCTCCCGTACCGCGACGACGCGGACGACGTCGAGGTCCCGCTGCTGGGCGGTGACGTGTCGGACGGGATCGTCCGGCGCGGCGCCACGGTCCGCCGTCCGCGCGGCCCGCACAGCCCTGCCGTCGAGGCGTACCTGCTGCACCTGGAGCGCGCGGGCTTCGAGCGCGCGCCGCGGTTCCTCGGTGTCGACGACGACGGTCGGGAGGTCGTGACGTTCCTGCCGGGCGAGATGGGCGGTCGGCCGCCGCACGCCTGGGCGGCCGACGAGGACGTGCTCGTCCAGCTCGGCGAGTGGCAGCGCGACCTGCACGCCGTGTCGCGCGACGTCGTCCTGCCCGACGGCGTCGCGTGGCCCGAGCGGGTGCAGTTCCCGGAGGTGCCGGACGTGTTCGACGTGCCGGACGTCGTCGGGCACAACGACCTCACGGTCGAGAACGCGCTGTTCGTCCCGGCGGGCGAGGACCCGCAGGGTCCGCACCGGCTCGTCGGCGTGGTCGACTTCGACCTCGCCGCGCCGACCACGCGCCTGCTCGACGTGGCGACGACCCTGCGCTACTGGGCGCCGGTGAGCGCGCCCGAGAGGCGGCCGGAGGCCCTGCGGGGCCTCGACGCGCCGCGGCGCGCGCGCATCCTCACCGAGGCGTACGGGCTGGACCGGTCGGAGCGGCTCGCGCTGCTCGACGTGCTGGCGCAGCGGTTCGCGCGGAGCTGGTACGCGATGCGGCACGCGGCGCAGACGCGGGGCGGCGGCTGGCAGCGCATGTGGGACGACGGCGTCGGGGACGCCATCCGCGAGGACGAGGCGTGGTTCGCGGCGCAGCGGGTCGACTTCGTGCACGCGCTGGGCTGAGCGTGCCCCTCGCGCGGCGGGGCACGCTCGCGCGCGAGTCCCGCGTGGAGCAGGCGCCGCCCAGGGGCGGCACGGGGCTCAGAGCGCGGCGAACCGTCCCACGGCGACGAACACCGACAGGGCGAGCAGCACGACGTTCGCCGGCACGGCCTTGGCCTCGCCGAGGCGCACGTGCAGCGGGATCGCGCCGACCTGCGTGAGCGCGAGCCCGACCGCCGCGACCGGCGTGAGGACCGGCGCGACGCCGAGCGCCCAGGGCAGGATCACGCCGACGGCGCCCGCGACCTCGAGCCAGCCGATCGCGCGCACGCCCGCGGTGCGCTCCGGCGTCACCCACCGCATCTGCTCCTGGAGGACGGGGATCGGGCGCAGGGCCTTCATGAGCCCGGCGCCGAGGAAGGCGAGGGTGAGGAGACCGGAGGCGATCCACAGGGCGACGTTCATGCGCGAGTCCTTCGAGGGGAGGCGGCGACGGCCCAGGGCGGCCGGTCACTCTTTGTGCCTGGGCACATGATGGGTAACCATGGGTGGCGCTACAAAAGGCACACCCGTGTGCGAGAGGCACACGGAGCCGCACGCCCTGGAGACGGAGACCCCCCATGACCACGACGCCGAGCACCCACGTGCCCGTGGTGCGCGAGCTCGCGGAGCGGCACGGCATCCCGGCGGACGGCGGGTGCGCGGCGGCCGAGGCCACGAGCGAGGTGCGTTCGGTGCTCGACCGGGTCGGGGACAAGTGGAGCGTCCTCATCCTGGGCATGCTCTCGGGCGGGCCGCAGCGGTTCACCGAGCTCCTGCACGGCATCGACGGGATCTCGCAGCGCATGCTCACGCTCAACCTGCGCCAGCTGGAGCGCGACGGGCTGGTGAGCCGCACGGTGCACGCCGTCGTGCCGCCGCGCGTCGACTACGCGCTGACCGACCTCGGCGCGACCCTCCTGCCGCCCGTGCTCGCGCTCGTCGAGTGGGCGCTGGAGAACACGACCACGATCCGTGACCACCGCGACCGGTTCGACGCGCGGGGTCCCGCGGCGGGCTGACGCGAGCGGTCCGTCGTCGGACGCCCTCCGGTCGTCGACGCCGCGGTCACCCGCGGTGCAGCATCGACCGCACGCGCGACCACAGGCGCTTCACGGGACCGTCCGTCCGCACCACCGGGATCTGCGCCGTCTCGACGCCGCGCACGAGCCACGCCTCGGCGTGCGCCATCGCGTCCGCGGTCGACTCGCCGAGCACCGGTCGTGCCGGGTACACCGCGATCCGCTCGTGCAGGCGCACGTCGATGACGTGCTCGAACTTCTCCGCCAGGTCCGGGTCCACCCCGCTCACGTACAGCCGCCCACCGCCCTCGCCGAGCCGGTCGGCGTAGTGCGCGAGCACGGTGAACGCGGTCGCGCCGAGGCTCGCCCGGCCGCGCAGGCGCAGCACGACGACGGCGTCGTGGGCGTGCGCGGGCTCCGGGAGCGCGGCCTCGAGCGAGCGGGCACCGGCGTAGAACAGGCTCCCGTAGACGTCGAGCACGGTGACCGTCGCGTCGTCGAGCCGCCGCGGCGCGGGCTCCTCGCGGTAGCGCCCGTCCTCCAGGGGGACGAGGCGGACGATCCGCAGGTCCTGCGACTCCCGGTTCGCCTGGAGGAGGATCGAGAGCGCGGCGCCGATCCCCACCGCGGCCGCGACCGGCAGGAGGAGGGTGGCGAGGAACGTCGTCGACATCGCGACCTGGGACTGGCTGCCCGTGCGCCACGCGGTGGCCATGGCCGAGAGCCGGATCGACCCGACCGACGCGACGGCGAGCAGCGCCGCGAGCGTCGCCGACGGGACGGCCCCGACCGGCCCCGACAGCGCGACGAGGACGACGAGCACCCAGACGCCCGACATGATCCCCGCCCAGCGGTCGCGCGCGCCCGCGGCGGTGCTGATCGCCGTCTGGCCGACCGACCCGCCGACCGGGATCCCGCGGAAGAACCCCACCGCGAGGTTGGCGACGCCCTGACCGACGAAGTTGCGGTTCGGGTCGGCGCGACGGCCGCCGGGGTTCGGGACGGACTCCGCGACCCCCGCGCCCTGGACGAGCACGATCGCCGCCACCGCGAGCGCCCCCACGGCGACGTCGACCGACACGAGCCCCAGGTCGGGCAGCGCGAGGGACGGCAGGCCGGCAGGGATCTCGCCCGCGTCCCCGACGAGCTGGACGGACGTCGCCCCGAGGGCCCACACCGCGACGGCGGAGACCACCAGCGCCACGACCGCGGCGTACGGGGCGACCCGCGTCCGGCCGAGGACGAGGAGCAGGACGACCGACCCCAGACCCACGACGAGCGTCGGCAGGTCCCACGTCCCGGGAGACCGGAGCACCTGGTACGCCTGGCCGACGGCGAGCGACGCAGTCGGGTCCGCCCCGGTGAGGTCGTCGAGCTGGCCGAGCAGGATGTTGACGGAGACGCCGGTGAGGAACCCCGTCATCACGGAGTGCGACACGAAGCCGGTGAGACGACCGAGGCCAACGAGCCCCGCGACGATCATGACCGCCCCGGCGAGCGTCGTGAGGAGGATGAGCGCCGCGAGCCGGTCCTCGCCGGCGACCCCCGCGAGCGCCGAGCCGGCGGCGAGGGCGGCGGCGCTCGTCGTCGTGACGATCATGAGCCGCGAGTCGACGGTGAGACCACCCGCGATGCGGCCGATCGCCGTCGCGTACAGGCCGTGGATCGGGTTGACGCCGACGAGCGTCGCGGTCGCCATGCCGTCGGGGACGCCGCCGACGGCGCCCGGCACGCCGGCCCCGGCCGAGCGCCAGAACGTCCCCGGGGCGGGCCGGACGCCGTCCCACCAGGCGCGGACGGCCCGCACCGGCCGCGGGCTCATCGGGTCTCCCACGGGTGCGCCATGGGGAGACTCTGGCACGGCAGAGTCAGGGCGACCACAGCAACGCCGCGGCGCCCGCGCCCTGGTGGCGGTCAGCTCGCGAGCGGGTCGTCCGCCGTGAGGTACCAGGGCTCGTAGCCCTCGAGCGAGAGCGTCCACAGCCCGGCGGCGCCCGCCGGGACCGCGAGGCAGACGTTGCCCGACACGGTGTCGTCGGTGCCGATGATGCCCGTGCCGACGAGCGGGTCGGGCACCGCGCCGCACTGGCCGTCGGCGACGACGCCGTCGTCGCCGACGAAGCCGAGGTCGACCGCGCCCGACGCGGTGACCTGGGAGCTCGGGCC includes the following:
- a CDS encoding DUF6412 domain-containing protein, translated to MNDLLVVARDVASALALLLGTSTLTATLFLLGATALVAAVAVVTARWGAPLALGVAARPAGRLRDTVDVGPVVTQSDPDAPGRARPRAPGRLLG
- the yidC gene encoding membrane protein insertase YidC — encoded protein: MNLLDLPLVSTVLDAAYRALMGLSHLLEPVAGGAAAAGAVVLLTLAVRAVLVPVGVSQAKAERDRARLAPRLAELQRRHRHDPQKLQRATLDLYAAEGTTPFAGCLPMLAQAPVVGVVYALFLHAQIAGHGNALLGHTLWGAPLGSSLVGSLGAGAAGLPTLAVAGTVVLLIALVGELTRRASLPGGRLAVPRTPTGPGASGTPGAPAGPALQNALGALQFMTAVIACFVPLAAGVYLLVTVTWTLVQRLVLRRRYPFDAVA
- a CDS encoding phosphotransferase, producing MTDLLPYRDDADDVEVPLLGGDVSDGIVRRGATVRRPRGPHSPAVEAYLLHLERAGFERAPRFLGVDDDGREVVTFLPGEMGGRPPHAWAADEDVLVQLGEWQRDLHAVSRDVVLPDGVAWPERVQFPEVPDVFDVPDVVGHNDLTVENALFVPAGEDPQGPHRLVGVVDFDLAAPTTRLLDVATTLRYWAPVSAPERRPEALRGLDAPRRARILTEAYGLDRSERLALLDVLAQRFARSWYAMRHAAQTRGGGWQRMWDDGVGDAIREDEAWFAAQRVDFVHALG
- a CDS encoding DoxX family protein — encoded protein: MNVALWIASGLLTLAFLGAGLMKALRPIPVLQEQMRWVTPERTAGVRAIGWLEVAGAVGVILPWALGVAPVLTPVAAVGLALTQVGAIPLHVRLGEAKAVPANVVLLALSVFVAVGRFAAL
- a CDS encoding helix-turn-helix domain-containing protein; protein product: MTTTPSTHVPVVRELAERHGIPADGGCAAAEATSEVRSVLDRVGDKWSVLILGMLSGGPQRFTELLHGIDGISQRMLTLNLRQLERDGLVSRTVHAVVPPRVDYALTDLGATLLPPVLALVEWALENTTTIRDHRDRFDARGPAAG
- a CDS encoding SulP family inorganic anion transporter, which gives rise to MSPRPVRAVRAWWDGVRPAPGTFWRSAGAGVPGAVGGVPDGMATATLVGVNPIHGLYATAIGRIAGGLTVDSRLMIVTTTSAAALAAGSALAGVAGEDRLAALILLTTLAGAVMIVAGLVGLGRLTGFVSHSVMTGFLTGVSVNILLGQLDDLTGADPTASLAVGQAYQVLRSPGTWDLPTLVVGLGSVVLLLVLGRTRVAPYAAVVALVVSAVAVWALGATSVQLVGDAGEIPAGLPSLALPDLGLVSVDVAVGALAVAAIVLVQGAGVAESVPNPGGRRADPNRNFVGQGVANLAVGFFRGIPVGGSVGQTAISTAAGARDRWAGIMSGVWVLVVLVALSGPVGAVPSATLAALLAVASVGSIRLSAMATAWRTGSQSQVAMSTTFLATLLLPVAAAVGIGAALSILLQANRESQDLRIVRLVPLEDGRYREEPAPRRLDDATVTVLDVYGSLFYAGARSLEAALPEPAHAHDAVVVLRLRGRASLGATAFTVLAHYADRLGEGGGRLYVSGVDPDLAEKFEHVIDVRLHERIAVYPARPVLGESTADAMAHAEAWLVRGVETAQIPVVRTDGPVKRLWSRVRSMLHRG